Below is a genomic region from Helianthus annuus cultivar XRQ/B chromosome 2, HanXRQr2.0-SUNRISE, whole genome shotgun sequence.
tagaaaaaaaaaaaaaaaaaaaaaaaaaaaaacaactcacctaataggtgagtgccgccatcaaaacaaggtattaggggagtgtattaggggagttgacgtggcttgATCTGATTGGCCATGTGTAAGAagggggactcacctattaggtgagcaccccttacacccttagggGGTGCACCCTTCGCCCTAAGTGAGGGGACTATCAATTATTTGGATGATGACAGAGGGCTACTAAATTCAAAACAGAAGTCAATTTTCACATGTTTTCTATTTCAAAAGTAATTCCTATAGGTATGTCGATAGTTCGATAGTCAATAGTCAATACTCATCAATCAacaatatcttttttttttaaatacggGAGTCTATTTTCTAATCTTTTTATCCCTGTATCATCCAAATAAATTATAATGAATAACGTAATTATTATTTAATGGCATGAGAGTAATGATAATAGTTTGGGAATTATAATGTCTTAAGTTTAAACCATTTTCCTACAGTGATAGTTTACTCTTTGATGGTGTTCTTAGATAAAGCCAAGTCTGAAGCGTTAAAATCagtggcgtctctgagaattcacgtaTCCTGTTCGAGCTCAAAAAATGGGCCCATATGCTTTAACGATAAACAACATAATtacgaaaatgacaaaaaaatagTATTCGATTGGGCCCAATAAACCTATTGTTAAGTTGGGTAAATTATAAAAAGTACAAATCTTTCGATAACGTGCCTCTATATTGGATTTGTTATGTGTGtacacttttttttttaaataacacacacacacacacatatatatatatatatatatatcgaattttttaaaaaaattcccGTGCCCCTCGAAAAAACGGGCCTTGTACGGAAGTCCTCCCCGTACACCTAAAGAGCCGCCCATGGTTAAAATCAGTATGGACGTTGACATCCCATCTCAAGAAGGCTCACCAAGATATTAGGTAGTTTCAAACGCCGTTAAAAAagttatattaaataataaccacttacttttaacaaataaaataagcACTATCgtttttaaaacatgtttgatttataaaaatgaaacaaaTACCTCAAATATATTCAATAtatcttattttttattaataaataaaataaaagtaagtGGTAGGAGGTTTTGGATTCTCTAGTGCAGACCCTAATTTGATTCTTACTTGTGTCACTTTTGGTGGATTAAAGTAATAAAGGATTTGAGCTACGTCTTGTACGAGATTGTTAGTTTGAATCCCAAGCCCACCTGGGTTTTCGTCCCACCGTGTGTTACGCTAAAGAGTTCtgctcttgtggtggcacaacgaCTATCAAATGGCAACCGGCGGTATGGTTTCACCGTGGAAACGTCCAAGCCAAACTCTGAAGCCAGCATGAGCtcggttaagacaacgtagtcTGACCAAAGTGAGACAACGGAGAATAGCCTAACACAAGGGCCCAATCGTGGGTGCTACAGGACCACATCTTAAGAGACAGTGGCATATGCAGTATGGATTCTGATTATGTTTGTGCTTTTAGCTTGTCTTCGTGATACGATTCCAAGCTTTGACTTCAGCGGTTTCACTAATAAGGACACCGCCGCCCCTAAAGCCCAACATGCATTGGCGAGTGCTCTTTTTAGTAAAATTGTCAACGAAATCGAAGTGCAGTTTGACTTGACCGTTAGACAAAAAGCCGTTTTTGAGTGTCTCCGAGCACCACATGCACAAGATTTTCTTCTTTCTATACCTATAGATGGGTTAGGCCAGCATATGTCGCCGGTGGAGTACCGTACTATCCTTAAATATCGCCTCATGATTCCTTTATTCCCGGTTGATGAGGTATGCCCTGTTTGTCATaaggcgtgtttggattcttttggtgagcatgcagttcattgtagagagctcccggggttcaaataccgacatgatttggttagggatgtcctttttgacatattcaggtgcgctggtatttctgctaagaaagaggcacccgttaatttcttaacagacccgttggaagggagatctacccttcgaccagccgacattctggtctttggatgggtaggaggaaaacacgcatgtgtggatctaacaggggtttccccgcttgtgggcttagggagtagtgctttcacagtgggtcaggctgctttaaaggctgcttcgggtaaagtgatcaagcatgagaaagcgtgccttgacaaccagcacgtgtttatcccatttgcttttgatacttttggttttctggcgccagaggctgtggacctacttagtcgagttcaaagggtcatgcatagtaatgttatgaccccgagatctatagacgtagtttttaaaaggcttagttttgctattcaaaaaggggtagcggcgcagcttgttgcccgtttaccaactatctcgatgtaaattattatacgttaaaaaaaaataatttagtcGAAAAGTTTCATATCAACGctatcaatttttttttctttttcaagtatTTATTGTATATGTAAAAAGACCATATTATCCCTCATACTTGATCATAACTTCACTcaatttttcatattttattaCCAACTTGCCACTAACACTTTGCTTctatcattttctcttatatTAAATACAACAAACCCCTTGAAAACTTCTCATTCAACATCCTCATCACCAATTCACCATCATGGGCCTAGAAATCCTATCAGAAAAACCACCCTCACCACCACACCCATCACCacccgccaccgccaccacccgcAAAAAACTAACCCTCATCCCCCTTATCTTCCTAATCTACTTCGAAGTCGCTGGCGGCCCGTACGGCGAAGAACCCGCCGTACAGGCCGCCGGCCCACTTCTAGCCATCTTGGGCTTTTTAATCTTCCCATTCATTTGGAGCATCCCAGAGGCTCTAGTCACAGCTGAACTCTCCACCACCTTTCCAGGCAACGGTGGGTTTGTTATTTGGGCCCACAAAGCCTTCGGCCCATTTTGTGGATCCTTAATGGGCTCATGGAAGTTTCTGACAGGAGTTATTAACATTGCAGCTTTTCCAATTCTATGCATTGATTATTTAGAAAAACTTTTTCCAGTTTTTAGTTCAGGTGCACCTAGAACACTAGCAATATTATTGTCTACTGTTTTTTTATCACTCGTAaattacacggggttgaatatTGTCGGGTTCGCCGCGATCATGCTAGGCGTGATCTCGCTGTTCCCGTTTTTACTCATGTCGGTTATCGCGATACCGCAAATTCGGCCACATAGGTGGATAAGTTTAGGACAAAAGGGTGTTAGTAAAGATTggaatttatttttcaacacttTGTTCTGGAATTTAAATTTTTGGGATACGGTTAGTACGATGGCGGGCGAAGTCGAAAACCCGAAAAAAACGTTCCCGGCGGCACTTTTTTCGTCGGTGATACTCACTTGTTTAGCGTATATAATCCCATTGATGGCCGTGACGGGTGCTGTGTCGGTCGATCAATCCGAATGGGAATCGGGTTTCATGGCGGTTGCGGCGGAGATGATATCGGGGAAATGGTTAAAAATCTGGATCGAAATCGGGGCGGTTTTATCGGGTATAGGTTTGTTTGAGGCGCAGTTAAGTAGTTGCGCGTATCAGGTTCTTGGTATGTCCGAACTAGGGGTGTTACCGAGGTTTTTTGGGGTGCGGTCTAAGTGGTTCGACACGCCATGGGTGGGAATATTGATATCCACTTTGATCACACTTAGTGTGTCACAAATGGATTTTACGGATATTGTAGCATCCGcgaattttatatatagtttagGGATGTTGTTGGAGTTCGCGTCGTTCGTGTGGCTAAGGAGGAAGTTTCCAACGTTGTCACGGCCTTATAAGGTGCCGCTAGGCGTGCCCGGGTTGGTTGTGATGTGTTTGGTGCCCTCAGCATTTTTGGTGGTTATTATGGTTATTGCTACAAAGATTGTGTTTTTGGTTAGTGGGTTGATGACTGTTGGGGCTGTTTTGTGGTATTTTTTGATGAATTATTGTAAGTTAAAAGGGTGGTTTGTGTTTGCAAATGGGGATGAAAATGAAAAGGGAGATGAAACGTTGTCGTCTTGatatttttttctattttgtTTGGAGGTATGGGTTGTGGGGTCATGGTTGGTGGTGAGTTGACTAGCTGGCTCATGGTTGGTGGTTAGTTAGAGTGAtagggttgggttgggttgtatCTAGTGTAGGTTTGTTTAGATGAGCTCACTATTAGTTAACCTCAAGTTTGTACAACTTTATATATTTTAGTTAACCTCAAGTTTATACAATTGTATTGGATACATCTTAATTTGGTTGTGAGTTCAAGTCCGGTGAAACGCAGGTAACGTAGGTGTGATGATTCTATGAATAGAGTAGAGAGTGTGCAGTGGCGAAGCTTAATTTGGTTGAGATTTtcgaccggggggtcgaaaacgtatataccattaaatttctataaaaccgagggctcaaaaacgtatatacccaaaaatttctatacgaaaactacatgcTCTCCACTAACGAGCAAAAAATTCAGGGGGTCGACCGCCCCCTCATgcccccacaaagctacgcccTTGAGAGTGTGTGTTCATCGATAAAAAAAGATGCAtcacaactttatttaaaaaaaacttccAAATGATcatttttatcaactgtttttgAGAAGATAATGTTTTAAAATTCGTTTTACATCTATAGACTTCACTCTAGGAAAAACGGTTAGAAAATGGTGCATCAATACGAACTTTTAGTGAtttaaacttcttctttttttaaTTTCATGTAAGATTTTTtgatgatgttttttttttctcattttatCCTTTTTCGTGATTTAAGGTTTCTTACACAGTCGTGTTGAAATTGCAATTCTAAGTGATTTTGACCTTTTACAAGATAATACTTTGCTCCATGATTTTGTGATAATCATGTGTCTTTCGATGTGATTTTGTTCTTTTGACGCTATTCCAACTCATGACATGTTATGTTCTTATTCGTTAAAAGCAAAAACGTTAAATTAGAAATCAAGATTGACTTGTTATAATCCGTGTGTTTAAAAAACTATACCTAAGTTTACAAGGGAATCCAATTCATATGCACAAGTGACAAAAGTGAGTATCAAATATTGTTCCTTACAAGTATATCAACGATATCAAGTGGTTGAATAAATGGTCGTTGCCTTGTTGGTTCAAAACTTATTATTAGAAGAATTTTGATCATGATTGGACCTTTTAAAAGATGGAATATGTTCTTAAATGCACAAGTAGCTTATTCATGACCTTATTCATGGATATCGTTATCCTTATCGCTTTCAAGAACTCGAACCTCTCTTTTCTTAGAATTATGTATTATTATAGGCTCATTCTATTCCCACATCCTTAAATTCTTATTCACACACTTTttactctatctctctctctatatatctatgtatatatagagagagatagaggaAAGAGGTGTGTGAATATTTACATATATCAAAGTTTCGTAAGTCATGCATCACATACTAGTAATTTTTAAGTATATAAATACGATGTTCTATGTATTATTGATTATGTCGTTGCGGCGTGTTTATATTTATCCATTTCTCAATAAAAATTTTATTCAAAAACGACTTGTGAATCGCAATCTACAAGTTTTTTTAGAACTGAACAATCTACAAATGATCTAAGCACAAACGTGTATGTAATCAAAGCAAACTCACAGTTTAGTTAACTTACAAAAAATGGTGTTTACCCTTTCcgtatgttaataatataattaTGTAAATATTGATCATACCGTAATGACATacttatttttatctatgtttcaATAAAGGTTATTTTTTGTTCTTTACCATGACGACCCCAACCAATTCCAACCGAATAACGTTACTAAGTACCGGTATCGTAAGAAACCGAATATGTACCGATCAAATGCATCTTCAACACATAGCAAATCTCACTAGTTCCAGTAAGTGTGTGTATATGTGAAAACTTTGGGTGTGTGTGACGAAAATAATGATAATTAAAGAGATTATATTCTTTATTATCAACGTAAACTTTACAACAAAGAAGACGGTACTACCTGTCTAATCACGTGATTCAAAAGCACTTGTCGGTAAGTATCACTATTAGGCTGTGGGGAGTGGGGCGGGGATGCCCTTCAACGCCGCTCCACTCCAGGTTGCGTTGGCATGGCGTTGTCCCTTTTGGCGTGGGTATTCAGCCTGACGTGGGGTGGGGGCAGAATGAGTTGGCTAGCTGGTCTAATATGGC
It encodes:
- the LOC110927167 gene encoding probable polyamine transporter At3g13620; the protein is MGLEILSEKPPSPPHPSPPATATTRKKLTLIPLIFLIYFEVAGGPYGEEPAVQAAGPLLAILGFLIFPFIWSIPEALVTAELSTTFPGNGGFVIWAHKAFGPFCGSLMGSWKFLTGVINIAAFPILCIDYLEKLFPVFSSGAPRTLAILLSTVFLSLVNYTGLNIVGFAAIMLGVISLFPFLLMSVIAIPQIRPHRWISLGQKGVSKDWNLFFNTLFWNLNFWDTVSTMAGEVENPKKTFPAALFSSVILTCLAYIIPLMAVTGAVSVDQSEWESGFMAVAAEMISGKWLKIWIEIGAVLSGIGLFEAQLSSCAYQVLGMSELGVLPRFFGVRSKWFDTPWVGILISTLITLSVSQMDFTDIVASANFIYSLGMLLEFASFVWLRRKFPTLSRPYKVPLGVPGLVVMCLVPSAFLVVIMVIATKIVFLVSGLMTVGAVLWYFLMNYCKLKGWFVFANGDENEKGDETLSS